TTACACTCAATCAAACGCTCAAGGAGACTGCGGATGCCAAGTACAACATTAGCTCCCATACAAAAGCAAGTTTCCCCAGAAAATCGCATCATTTTACGCAATATAAGCTGGTCAACTTATCAGGCACTGATGACAGATGTGGGCGAGGATCGGGGGTGGAGAATTGCTTATCAGGAAGGAGTATTAGAACTGAGAATGCCATTAAAAGAGCATGAATTGCCTAAAATCATGATTTCTAAATTGCTTGCTGCTTTATCAGAAGAGCTGGAAATTGAAATTCTGGAACTGGGTTCATTGCTCTTAGAACGGGAAGATTTAACTCGTGCCATTGAACCCGATACTTGCTGTTATATTCAGAATGAATCCTTGGTCAGAAATAAAAACATCGAATTCCCAAACGATCCGCCTCCAGATTTAGCGGTAGAATCGGATCTCACTCACTCATCGATCAATAAATTTAAGATTTATGGAGCGTTGGGAGTGCCGGAACTGTGGAGATATACCAAGGAAACCCTACAAGTTTATCAACTCATTGAGGGAGAATATAAACGGTCAGATAAAAGTCTGGCTTTCCCGTTTTTGCCTTTGGATGAAATACCGGGTTTTATTGAGCAGAGTAAAGAGGTTGGCCAGCGTTT
This is a stretch of genomic DNA from Roseofilum capinflatum BLCC-M114. It encodes these proteins:
- a CDS encoding Uma2 family endonuclease, which gives rise to MPSTTLAPIQKQVSPENRIILRNISWSTYQALMTDVGEDRGWRIAYQEGVLELRMPLKEHELPKIMISKLLAALSEELEIEILELGSLLLEREDLTRAIEPDTCCYIQNESLVRNKNIEFPNDPPPDLAVESDLTHSSINKFKIYGALGVPELWRYTKETLQVYQLIEGEYKRSDKSLAFPFLPLDEIPGFIEQSKEVGQRLAVRLFRERIREILESQSK